The genomic region AACTCGCCCGCCAGCCCCCGGCGGGCGAAGGCGGTGGTGAAGCGGGCACCGCGGGCGGCGAACCGCACGTCACACAGCAGGGCCTGGACCAGGCCCATGCCGGCGCAGGCCCCGTTGACGGCGGCGATCATCGGCTTGCGCACCGACCAGGCCCGCACCGGCGAGCGGCGGCCGGTGGTGTCCATCGGCTTGCCCGCGATCTGGCCGAGCCGGCCGGTGTCGACCCCGGGGCAGAACGTGGTGCCCGCGCCGGTGACGATCAGTACGCGGATCGCCGGGTCACGATCGGCCTGCGCGAGGACGTCGAAGTACCGGTTCTCCATCTCGGGGTTCCAGCCGTTGCGCCGCTCCGGTCGGTTCAGCGTCACCACGCCGACGCCGTCGCCGCCCACGTCGAGCAGCACCGGCCCCTCGCCCACCACCGACCGGTCCGCCCCCGCCTCGCCCGCGGGCGCCCCGCCCGCAGCCGTTCTGTCCGCGGCCGCGTTGTCCGCGGGCGTCGTCGATTCCGTCGTCACCGCCGCCTCCCACCTGTAGCTCTCGCGCGAGGGCCAGCATTTCCCCTCGACGGGCACAGTGTCGAGCGATGCGGCAAATTCACTAGATGCTTTAGCGATCGAGCCGTTGGCTGGGCTCTCCCAGGCCACCCCCGCGGGCTCCGCGACGCCGGTCGGCGGCGATTCCTCGCCGGCCGGTGGGCCCCGAGACGCCGCCTACGATT from Frankia alni ACN14a harbors:
- a CDS encoding enoyl-CoA hydratase-related protein — its product is MTTESTTPADNAAADRTAAGGAPAGEAGADRSVVGEGPVLLDVGGDGVGVVTLNRPERRNGWNPEMENRYFDVLAQADRDPAIRVLIVTGAGTTFCPGVDTGRLGQIAGKPMDTTGRRSPVRAWSVRKPMIAAVNGACAGMGLVQALLCDVRFAARGARFTTAFARRGLAGEFGITWLLPRLIGQERAADLLLSSRVFDADEARELGVVSRVVDPAELLPAARAYAADIAANCSPVSLALIRHQLRTDSTGELDASLGRTYRAMAAAAVGPDFREGIDSFLAKRPASFPPLADDLDPAAITGACLPELDFDPSSAVGRS